One stretch of Salvelinus fontinalis isolate EN_2023a unplaced genomic scaffold, ASM2944872v1 scaffold_0267, whole genome shotgun sequence DNA includes these proteins:
- the LOC129845279 gene encoding zinc finger protein 135-like translates to MASVKLEDCSQTLELNVNIKDEEEEEKIGTSVNDGLELSLRPVTSTVRTNPACLSLSTLSPNLQSLGPDCDSGAQFALQDPEMASVKLEDCSQTLELNVNIKDEEEEEKIGKSVSHGDHVETFSISREQQQEDHRAKRSHHCPYCEEIFPILSKLKIHTGNNLYFCADCGKCFTTSTHLKVHQRTHTGEKLFSCSDCGVSFSRLG, encoded by the exons ATGGCATcggtgaagctggaagactgcagtcaaacactggagctgaatgtcaacattaaagatgaagaagaggaggagaagattgggaCATCTGTTAATgatg GATTAGAATtaagtctgaggccggtaacatcaacagtgaggacaaacccagcctgcctctctctttccacactgagtccaaacctacagtcactgggtcctgattgtgacagtggagcccagtttgcactgcaggatccagagatggcatcagtgaagctggaggactgcagtcaaacactggagctgaatgtcaacattaaagatgaagaagaggaggagaagattgggaaatctgtttctcatg gagaccatgttgagacattctctatatccagagagcaacagcaggaagatcacagagctaagaggtctcaccactgcccatattgtgaggagattttcccaattctatcaaagctaaaaatacacacaggaaacaatcTTTATTTCTGcgctgactgtggaaaatgcttcacaacatcaactcatctaaaagttcatcagagaacacacacgggAGAGAAGCTTTTCTCCTGCTCTGATTGTGGGGTGAGTTTCTCTCGTCTGG gttAA
- the LOC129845280 gene encoding gastrula zinc finger protein XlCGF17.1-like has product MFLVPAQLKTHLKIHTGDNLYSCTDCGKRFTTPGALAVHQRVHTGGKPYSCSDCGKSFSRLGHLKTHERIHTGVKPYSCSDCGQSFSRLGHLKTHERIHTGVKPYSCSDCGKSFSRLGHLKTHERIHTGVKPYSCSDCGKSFSRLGHLKTHERIHTGVKPYSCSDCGKSFSRLGHLKRHERIHTGVKPYCCSDCVKCFTTSAELQVHQRTHTGEKPYSCSDCGRSFSLPSTLKRHEHIHTGVKPYSCSDCGKSFSRLGHLKRHEHIHTGVKPYCCSDCVKCFTTPAELQVHQRTHTGEKPYSCSDCGRSFALLSTLKRHERIHTREKSCH; this is encoded by the exons atgTTCCTGGTTccagcccag CTAAAAACACACCTAAAAATACACACTGGAGATAATCTGTATTCCTgtactgactgtgggaagagattcacaacACCAGGAGCTTTGGCAGTTCATCAGAGAGTGCACACTGGAgggaagccttactcctgctctgactgtggaaagagtttctctcgactgggccacttaaaaacacatgaacgtatacatacaggagtgaagccttactcctgctcggACTGTGGACAGAGTTTCTCTCGACTGGGccacttaaaaacacatgaacgtatacatacaggagtgaagccttactcctgctctgactgtggaaagagtttctctcgactgggccacttaaaaacacatgaacgtatacatacaggagtgaagccttactcctgctctgactgtggaaagagtttctctcgactgggccacttaaaaacacatgaacgtatacatacaggagtgaagccttactcctgctctgactgtggaaagagtttctctcgactgggccacttaaaaagacatgaacgtatacatacaggagtgaagccttactgctgctctgactgtgtaaaatgcttcacaacatcggCTGAGCTacaagttcatcagagaacacacacaggagagaagccttactcctgctctgactgtggaaggaGTTTCTCTCTACCGAGCACATTAAAAAGACATGAACATATACAtacaggagtgaagccttactcctgctctgattgtggaaagagtttctctcgactgggccacttaaaaagacatgaacatatacatacaggagtgaagccttactgctgctctgactgtgtaaaatgcttcacaacacCAGCTGAGCTacaagttcatcagagaacacacacaggagagaagccttactcctgctctgactgtggaaggaGTTTCGCTCTACTGAGCACATTAAAaagacatgaacgtatacataccaGAGAGAAGTCTTGCCACTGA